The following nucleotide sequence is from Desulfuromonadaceae bacterium.
ATCTTGAATCAACGGGCTGAGCTGCGACTCGAAGTCAACCTCTTGTGGCCCTTCGATGAAAGCGGCAAGATAAGCGCTCTGCGCCAGATTCAGATCACCCTGACGGGTCAGGGCAGCGCCGCGCCAGGCCAGAAAGCGCCCACGCTCGCTGATTCCAGCATCCAGCGCGCGGCCAAACCAATACGCGGCTTCGGCGCATCGACCAGCGTCCAGCAGCAGCGTGCCCAAATGGAACTGCGGGGGGCGATAGATCAGCTCGGGGGACGGCAAGCGGCACAAATTGTCAACCAGCAGATGGAGCAAAGAAACCGCGAGGGCAGGCGGTGTTTCCGGCGTCAGATTCAGCCACAGGCTATGGATCCCCTCGACACTGGAGACCGCAGTATGAAAGAGACTCAGCCTCTCGTGCCAGGCCGCGACCTGCTGCCGCAAGGCGAGCAGCTCGGCATCATCCGGCTCATCGATCAGCAGCGCGGCATAGACGGCAAGGGCGTCCTCCAGACGCAGGGCGCGCAGCAGCTCGTCGGCGTCGTTAAGGCGGATCGTGCGACGGTTGTCACAAAAGAGATCAAGTTGCATCGACTTGTTCCAGCAGGAAAGGGTTCTGTCAATTATTGTCGCCAGCTCGGGAAATAGTGGTCATTGCTCCCTCCTGTTCTTTTTCAAAACGGTATATCATCCGGACTGGACTCCTTGAACGTTTCGGGCGTTTCAGTTTCTTCGTCCATGTCGCGCTCGTAGAGCACCTCCCACATTTCATTCTGATGCAACCAGAGGGGGTCGGCATTCCTGCAGATAAACTCATCGGCATCCATCCCTTCGACAGTGGGTGGTCGCTTGACGCGTTTCTGCGTCCCGCCGATGAAGATGGTCATGTACTCCTTTTGCCGTCGCTTCTTCGCCGTCTTTTCGGCGGCAGTGCGTTTTCTTTTCGGTATTTCATCTCAAACCCATCTCTACTACCGCTGCTCGATCAGCACCTTCGCGGCGAGCACAGGTTTTTTGTCCATCGGTACACCTCTTTATAGGAATTTATACTGCTTTATACGGCGTTATTCATTGCCATTCGAATAATTTCTTATAAAACCTGGTGGGCTACTGCTGAAAGAGAAGAACAGGGCATATATTCTCACAAAAAACAGTCGACCTCATCACCAATCGCCCCAGCTTCCAGCATCCCACCCTGACCCATAACGCGTTTGTCTTTCCAGAGAACAACCCACGCTCATCCTCCCGATGAAAAGGGCCTGCTTGACGCATTGACGAACACATCACCCCGGAACGACCTGACGCTTCGCTGACATATTTTCGCCACCAGCACAAACACTTGTCGCCAGATGCTGTCAAACCTGTACAACAAAATTACCAGAAAACCGCCATTTCCGCGAGAAAATGGCCATTGGCACCTTTCTTGGATGGGTAACGAGACGGATAATGATGACCAGTAAAAAGAGTCTGTCAACATTCTGTTCCCTGTCATAAAGGATGTGCCATGCCCCGCAAAGCCCTGATCGCTGATGATGAACCGCGTTATCGCGATCTGCTCAAACGTATTTTGGAAAAGAATGGCTATGTCGTCGACCTCGCGGCCTGTGGTGAAACAGCGACGACCCTGTTGCTCGATAATCGTTACAACCTGGTGGTGACCGACCTTGACATGCCCGGTCTCAACGGATTCGACGTGATCGAACTGGTCAAACGCCTGCCGAACACCCCGCCGGTGCTGATGGTTACGGCGCAAAAAACGATGCTTGATGAAGGGTGGAAGCGCCTCGGTGATGTCCAGTGCTTACTCAAACCTTTTTCACTGGAAGATTTTCGGGCCAAAGTCGACATATTGACAAACTCATGGCAACCCTTTGTGAAGTCCGAGTGAAGGACCATCATCCTGGAATACGAAAAAAAATGACTTGCCCGCTTGACAAACAAAACTGATTAAGTTATATTTCAAGCCAACAGGAAAGAGAACCTTCTTCATACCAAACCTCCTTCCACCTTTAGCGCGCTTCGCCGCCCTCCCGGCAAGCGCGCATTTTTTTGTTCTGCCTCCGGAGCCTGTCCGAGAATAAGGGCCGAAGCGAAAATCCAGAAGTTTGATGAGGGCAGATTTTGGCTCGTTTGCAGCCTCATAGCCATAGCTATGGGGCAAAAAGGAGCTGAAATATGAGTCAAACAGCTGGGTTTGCAGCCGGTCATTTATTCTCGGACAGGCTCCTGGTCAGATATATTTGACCAACTTGCGCAGCGTCCCGACCCAGGAGCAACCGCAGCAGTGTACGGCGGAAAAATCTCGCCCCGCAAGGTCAGCGGCGGACGTTTCAGTCGGGAACGGGACGCCAGAAAAATCGACGTGAAAGTAGACTTTATCCCCCTGTTCATCGACGATGAAGAACCGGGCGACGCCGCATTGTGGGCAAAGCAGATATTTTGGTCCGGACATTATCATCTCACCGTGAGCCTCACCCTCAGATGATCTTGTTGAGCGGGTATTCAACAATCCCCTCGGCACCGAGTTTGATCAACTCGGGAACAATCGAACGAACCTGGTTCTCGGGCAGAATTGTTTCGATCGACACCCAGTCCGATTGATAGAGGTGCGCGACAGTTGGTCGATTGAGGCTCGGCAGAATCGCGGTAATCGCTGCGACCTTGTCGCACGGAGCGTTCAGCTTCATCCCCACCATCCCCTCGGCGGCCAGTGCGGCATTGAGCAATATCGCAATCTGTTCGATTTTGGTGCGTTTCCAGGGATCGTTCCACGCATCTTTGTTGGCGATCAGCACCGGTACCGATTCCATCAGCTCGCAGACGATGCGCAGGTTGTTGGCGCGGATTGTCGAGCCGGTCTCGGTCACTTCAACGATCGCGTCACACAACCCGGCCAGAATCTTTGCCTCGGTGGCTCCCCACGAGAACTCAACATCAACCGCGATTTTCTGTTGTGCAAAGTAGCGCTTGGTGAAACCGACCAGTTCCGTCGAGATCGTTGCCCCGGCAAGATCCGCAGGCTTCTGCACCGGCGAATCCTGCGCCACCACCAGCACCCAGCGGGCCGGGCGGC
It contains:
- the hisG gene encoding ATP phosphoribosyltransferase — translated: MSNELKVGIPKGSLEQATVELFDKAGWKIKTSSRSYFPTCDDDEMKCSLVRPQEMAGVLERGKLDVGIAGRDWVRENDSDVVEVCAMVYSKVSRRPARWVLVVAQDSPVQKPADLAGATISTELVGFTKRYFAQQKIAVDVEFSWGATEAKILAGLCDAIVEVTETGSTIRANNLRIVCELMESVPVLIANKDAWNDPWKRTKIEQIAILLNAALAAEGMVGMKLNAPCDKVAAITAILPSLNRPTVAHLYQSDWVSIETILPENQVRSIVPELIKLGAEGIVEYPLNKII
- a CDS encoding response regulator, with the translated sequence MPRKALIADDEPRYRDLLKRILEKNGYVVDLAACGETATTLLLDNRYNLVVTDLDMPGLNGFDVIELVKRLPNTPPVLMVTAQKTMLDEGWKRLGDVQCLLKPFSLEDFRAKVDILTNSWQPFVKSE